In one Fusarium keratoplasticum isolate Fu6.1 chromosome 5, whole genome shotgun sequence genomic region, the following are encoded:
- a CDS encoding ATPase GET3, whose amino-acid sequence MAAVISADDALEPSLQSLLDQRSLRWIFVGGKGGVGKTTTSCSLAIQLARVRRSVLLISTDPAHNLSDAFSQKFGKEARLVNGFDNLSAMEIDPNGSIQDMLAGQGDADDVNAAAGGLGGMMQDLAFAIPGIDEAMSFAEVLKQVKSLSYETIIFDTAPTGHTLRFLQFPTVLEKALAKVSQLSSQYGPLVNSFLGSGGQLPNGQNLNDMVEKLESLRETISEVNTQFQDAELTTFVCVCIAEFLSLYETERMIQELAGYGIDTHSIVVNQLLFPKKASDCDQCNARRKMQRKYLDQYEELYAEDFNVVKMPLLVEEVRGKEKLEKFSEMLVTPYVPPE is encoded by the exons ATGGCCGCCGTAATCTCTGCTGACGACGCCCTCGAGCCGTCCCTCCAGtccctcctcgaccagcgCAGCCTCCGCTGGATCTTCGTGGGCGGCAAGGGCGGCGTCGGAAAGACCACCACCTCGTGCTCCCTCGCCATCCAGCTGGCTCGCGTCCGTCGCtccgtcctcctcatctctACCGATCCCGCACACAACCTCTCCGATGCCTTTTCTCAGAAGTTTGGCAAGGAGGCTCGCCTCGTCAACGGCTTCGACAACCTCAGCGCCATGGAGATTGACCCCAACGGAAGCATACAGGACATGCTGGCTGGTCAGggcgatgctgatgatgtCAATGCCGCCGCTGGTGGCCTGGGAGGCATGATGCAGGACCTTGCCTTTGCG ATCCCTGGTatcgacgaggccatgtcCTTCGCAGAGGTCCTCAAGCAGGTCAAGTCCCTCTCCTACGAAACCATCATCTTCGACACGGCCCCCACCGGCCACACCCTCCGCTTCCTCCAGTTCCCCACCGTCCTCGAAAAGGCCCTCGCAAAGGTGTCGCAGCTCTCGTCGCAGTACGGCCCTCTCGTCAACAGCTTCCTCGGCTCGGGCGGCCAGCTCCCCAACGGCCAGAACCTCAACGACAtggtcgagaagctcgagtcGCTGCGCGAGACCATCTCCGAGGTCAACACGCAGTTCCAGGACGCCGAGCTCACCACCTTTGTCTGCGTCTGCATCGCAGAGTTCCTGAGCCTGTACGAGACGGAGCGCATGATCCAGGAGCTCGCCGGCTACGGCATCGACACCCACTCTATCGTTGTCAACCAGCTCCTGTTCCCCAAGAAGGCGAGCGACTGCGACCAGTGCAACGCCCGTCGCAAGATGCAGCGCAAGTACCTGGACCAGTACGAGGAGCTCTACGCCGAGGACTTCAACGTTGTCAAGATGCCCCtgctggtcgaggaggttcggggcaaggagaagctcgagaagttTAGCGAGATGCTCGTCACCCCTTACGTTCCCCCGGAGTAA
- a CDS encoding Yippee domain-containing protein: MVRESGISATKPIFPTYLLSSIRLPFSRRHSASSSSATDSTASSAVTTPASSPPNHGPLTNAEKGSRLTKTAPNTLRCAGCSTDLAFASQIISKGFTGRYGRAFLVAPPALPAPQTLNNIRVGKSENRQLVTGWHIVADITCGICSTKLGWKYVDAKEEGQKYKVGKFILEVERVVTYRSWEDTADDDVTYMSELDKHDEDEIVFDSDDEDECEDIFAGTWDPEVVGRRRSRMVARTSRAGNE, translated from the coding sequence ATGGTTCGCGAGAGTGGCATCTCGGCTACCAAGCCCATCTTTCCCACCTACCTGCTGTCCAGCATCAGACTACCTTTCTCTCGTCGCCACTCTGCGTCGTCGAGTTCTGCCACCGACTCGACCGCTTCTTCTGCTGTCACGACACCGGCAAGCTCACCTCCGAACCATGGACCCTTGACAAATGCCGAAAAGGGTTCTCGGCTAACCAAAACCGCGCCGAATACTCTACGCTGCGCTGGGTGCTCGACCGATCTTGCCTTTGCCTCCCAGATTATATCCAAGGGCTTTACTGGCCGATACGGTCGCGCGTTCCTTGTTGCTCCGCCTGCGCTACCGGCGCCTCAAACACTGAACAATATTCGAGTTGGCAAAAGCGAGAACCGGCAACTTGTGACGGGCTGGCATATAGTGGCAGATATCACTTGTGGGATCTGCTCAACCAAGCTAGGTTGGAAATACGTCGACGCCAAGGAAGAAGGACAAAAATATAAAGTTGGCAAGTTCATCCTGGAGGTAGAGCGAGTCGTCACATATCGAAGCTGGGAGGACActgccgacgacgatgtcaCCTACATGTCCGAATTGGACAAGcacgacgaagatgagatTGTGTTTGATtcggacgatgaggatgaatgCGAGGACATATTCGCGGGGACCTGGGATCCTGAAGTAGTGGGAAGGAGGCGGAGCCGAATGGTTGCACGAACAAGTCGTGCCGGGAACGAATAA
- a CDS encoding Trehalase, which yields MAAPSHRSRGSDDGVFDDARTYYTEERHTNRAGPRTRTYSQNSLMRQFERVGLREPFRRGSHDESSQQSRRFLIQVDSTLESLQLQEDTDGNMQITIEDNGPKVISLRTAASAGHNRFDVRGTYMLSNLLQELTLAKEYGRKQIVLDEGRLNENPVDRLSRMIRDHFWEGLTRRIDASTIDIAARDPKDWTDDPRPRIYIPHGCPKQYEFYKRVAEERPDMRLDVQLLPEKITPELVRDMNDAPGLLAVDVEEVEDPNHSSGWSLKGLPFVVPGGRFNELYGWDSYMASLGLLINDRVDLAKSMVTNFCFCIEHYGKILNATRSYYLCRSQPPFLTDMALRVYEKIKHEPDAKEFLRRSILAAIKEYHSVWMSEPRLDPTTGLSRYRPEGMGVPPETEATHFVHILDPYVKKHNMTFEQFVHAYNHGEVKEPELDEYFMHDRAVRESGHDTSYRLEGVCANLATIDLNSLLFKYETDIARTIRSVFNDKLAMPEEFCAGTPYQPGEILSSAAWDRRAKRRKLTVDKLMWNEEEGMFFDYDTVKRERCTYETCTTFWALWAGIATPKQAAEMVRKGLPKFEVYGGLVSGTEESRGAVGLNRPNRQWDFPYGWPPQQMLAWTGLIRYSFTEEAERIAYKWLFMVTKAFVDFHGVVVEKYDVTQPVDPHRVDAEYGNQGLGFKGVNKEGFAWVNASYVYGLQIVNAHMRRALGALTPYPTLIKAIEQNNEKALAGLLAP from the exons ATGGCCGCGCCCAGCCACCGCTCGCGCGGTtctgatgatggcgtctttgacgatgccagAACATATTATACCGAGGAGCGCCACACTAATCGTGCTGGCCCTCGCACCCGAACATACTCGCAG AACAGTTTGATGCGCCAATTCGAAAGAGTTGGCCTTCGTGAGCCCTTCCGACGAGGTAGTCATG ATGAGAGCTCCCAGCAGAGCCGCCGCTTCCTCATCCAGGTGGACTCGACCCTGGAGAGCCTGCAGCTGCAGGAAGATACCGATGGAAATATGCAAATCACAATTGAGGACAACGGTCCCAAGGTCATTTCGCTGCGGACCGCTGCCTCTGCTGGCCACAACCGGTTCGACGTTCGAGGAACATACATGCTGTCCAACCTTCTCCAGGAGTTGACACTGGCCAAAGAGTACGGACGTAAGCAGATCGTGCTCGATGAGGGACGACTCAACGAGAACCCTGTTGATCGCTTGTCTCGTATGATTCGCGATCACTTTTGGGAGGGCTTGACTAGACGCATCGATGCATCCACCATTGACATCGCCGCTCGAGACCCCAAGGACTGGACCGATGATCCCCGCCCGCGTATCTATATCCCACATGGATGCCCCAAGCAGTACGAGTTTTACAAGAGAGTGGCTGAGGAGAGACCCGACATGCGGCTGGATGTTCAGCTCCTGCCCGAGAAGATTACCCCGGAGCTTGTCCGTGATATGAACGATGCGCCTGGTCTGCTGGCTGtagatgttgaggaggtgGAAGATCCAAACCACAGCAGTGGATGGTCTCTCAAGGGCTTGCCGTTTGTTGTCCCTGGTGGTCGCTTCAACGAGCTCTACGGATGGGACAGCTACATGGCGTCTCTGGGTCTTCTTATCAACGACCGAGTTGATCTGGCCAAGTCTATGGTCACCAACTTCTGCTTCTGCATCGAGCACTACGGCAAGATCCTCAATGCCACTCGATCATACTACCTCTGCCGATCGCAGCCTCCATTCCTGACCGACATGGCTCTCCGAGTCTACGAAAAGATCAAACATGAGCCAGACGCCAAGGAATTCCTCCGACGCTCAATCTTGGCGGCCATCAAGGAGTACCACAGCGTGTGGATGTCAGAGCCTCGACTTGACCCTACCACTGGACTCTCGAGATACCGACCAGAGGGTATGGGTGTGCCTCCTGAGACTGAGGCTACTCACTTTGTGCATATTCTTGACCCATACGTCAAGAAGCACAACATGACCTTCGAGCAGTTTGTGCACGCTTACAATCAtggcgaggtcaaggagcctGAACTTGATGAGTATTTCATGCACGATCGCGCTGTGCGAGAGTCTGGCCACGACACCTCGTACCGCCTCGAGGGAGTGTGCGCCAACTTAGCCACCATCGACCTCAACTCTCTACTTTTCAAATATGAGACTGATATTGCCCGTACTATTCGCAGTGTCTTCAACGACAAGCTTGCCATGCCCGAAGAGTTCTGCGCTGGAACGCCATACCAGCCCGGAGAGATCCTTTCATCGGCAGCCTGGGACCGACGAGCTAAGCGACGCAAGCTGACAGTTGACAAGCTGATGTggaacgaggaggagggcatgTTCTTTGACTACGACACGGTGAAGCGCGAGCGTTGCACATATGAGACTTGTACCACCTTCTGGGCCCTCTGGGCTGGTATTGCGACACCAAAGCAGGCCGCCGAGATGGTGCGCAAGGGTCTCCCCAAGTTTGAGGTATACGGCGGTCTCGTTTCAGGAACAGAGGAGTCGCGTGGAGCGGTCGGCCTCAACCGGCCTAACCGACAGTGGGACTTCCCGTACGGCTGGCCGCCACAGCAGATGCTGGCGTGGACTGGATTGATCCGCTACAGCTTCACCGAGGAGGCGGAGCGGATTGCTTACAAGTGGCTCTTTATGGTGACCAAGGCGTTTGTCGACTTCCACGGCGTGGTTGTCGAGAAGTATGATGTAACGCAGCCAGTTGATCCCCACCGAGTGGACGCCGAATATGGCAACCAAGGTCTGGGCTTCAAGGGCGTCAACAAAGAAGG ATTCGCATGGGTTAACGCGAGTTACGTCTACGGATTGCAGATTGTCAACGCGCACATGAGGAGAGCTCTGGGAGCGCTCACACCTTACCCAACACTGATCAAGGCTATTGAGCAGAACAACGAAAAGGCGCTTGCTGGCCTGCTGGCGCCTTGA